The Dermacentor silvarum isolate Dsil-2018 chromosome 3, BIME_Dsil_1.4, whole genome shotgun sequence region GTGAATAAATACATGTTGCACTGCGAGTTCACGATCATGTATTCGCACGCGTTTCATTCGTACTTTCGCTTCAAAACGTCAACCGAACAACGGACATTTACGAAGTTTTCAACGGACATTTACAAAGTTTTTTTACGTAAGTGTTTCACGTGCCACCGCGTACCTCGTTGAATGCGACAAAACGAGCCAAGTTCGCGCAACGAGTTTCCGAAACGTTTCCTACTCGTCCGCCTTTCTCGCTACCTCAAATCTGAGCTCAGACACTGTTCTCTGAGACTGCGCACAACTCGATTCGACGTACCAGTGCCAAATCACAAAGCCCCGGCGATATTGAGGAACATATTGAGGAACATATTGAGGAACGAAACTCGGCTGCCGGCAAACCACTCAAAATCAAGCCAGAGCCCCTGCTCAGCGACGCGCAAATGACGCGCGGTCGTCGTGAAACCGTAATGCACATTCGATGCAGCCCAATCACACACCAAGGAAAACTACTCGACGGGCACAGTACGGCTAGAGTGTGTACTCTAGTACGGCGATCTCGTCAGCGACGAGGCAGTAGCACGAGAAGTGTCGGCGGAAACGACCTTCTAAATTCCCACGGAGAGCAGGACGACGTGCTCGCCATATGCGCGGGGGTAAGGAAGCCTTCTTTTGGCGAATGGGACGACGGCGACATCGCGTTCGCGCCGCGATGACCAACAGTTCCCGTCGTCGGAAATTATTCAGACACGCGTGTCAACGGGACTGCGTGGGGAGAATTGAAACAGAATGACTGCCACCCGACAACACGCTGGCCCGGCTATAAAACAACCTGTCGTGTTTCTCtgaccgcgcgcgcccgcgcaGTCTCTCAAAACGCGTTCTCGCCGAAACCTATCGCCTggtttcctccccccccccccccctttttcaaAGAGAGACCACTCTTCCTTGCTCAGAATGACAGCCCAGCCCACCCTCCCTCTTTCCGTGTCGCAACCGAAAGCTCGCCGAGCTTCCGTGCTTTACTACTAGCTCGGGCGCGAGACGAGCGGGAAACGCGAGAAATCACTTAGCCTAATTGAAGCCGAGTGTCGCCCAGCTGACCGAGAGCGGTGCGACGGCGGCCGCGAGCCTCCGGAACGACAGTGCGACACGTTTCCCGCCCCGCGCAATACCGCCTCTGCAGAGTTGTTAAAAAAGCAGCCAGGGATCGCGCTTAACGAgcttcgttcgcgcgcgcgtcCATCGTTTGCGCCATTAGTAGGAGAACCTCATCTCCGGAGAGGGTCTCCAATCCTCTCTGCAGGCCATGCCGTCCCTGAAAGTATTTTCCCACTCCCCCAACCGCCCTTCCACTCATCCTTTGCTTACTCATAATCATTGCTCAATcttgcccctcccccccttctaTACCACCTCGGCGACATTTTTCGGCGCTTCCGCGCCCTATAATTTCATTACGCGCGAGGCGACCAGGAAAGCGAAGTGGTTACATCGAGAAATAAACGAGAGATAGAGTAGCGCAGAAAAGAAGGAAACTGCCAGGACAGAGGCGCGGTGGTGGCGGCTCCGGCGGAAGAGATGAAATTGAGATCAGCGAGCAAGATAACCGGTTAACTCGTGGCGACCTTCTATTATAATGGCGGGCGCCCGAGTTATTTACGCTTGGGATGCCTTTGGTCTTCGCTACGGGGCGACTCGACAAACACGCATACAGTCAGTTTCGGCACTGCCATAAGCCACTGGACGCCGGTAATGATAATAACAAGGCGCAGTGGCCGGGCGAGTCAGACAGAGGGACTTTTTTTTGTCGAGTGGAGGGGCAAATCGAAACACCGAGCGCCACCAGTTAGTCAAGTGGACGAACAAGCTTATCGCGGGTAAAGCAAACATCAGTCCCAGAGAGGCAGAGAGAGATGGGGCGCGCAGACTGCTGCTGGCTGGCCCTGGAGCCGGTTACCAGTATTGTGTGCGTTGCTCGGGGCAATCGAAGACTGACAATGACGACGAACAGCGCAGAGCCCGTAATGAGGGAAACGTCAGAACAACGaacggagagagagaaacagtAATTGAAGAGAAAGAAGGGCGCGTGTCGCGAAAACCCGACGCGCGCTTTAACTGGAGATTATAATATGGAATACGAGTCGTACTGCAACGCGCCCGGTTGGAACCAGAAAATGCGAGCGGAAGGAAGAGCAGATACGAAACCCTGCCCTGTCCGAACCTCAAAAAAAAGCTGCGGTGCGTAAACATGCTTAACCACGTCGACAATGCACCCTTCTTACTGTGCATAGTTAACGACTAAGAGACAGGATATTTGAGGCACTAAAACATGCTGTTAGAGGCGCCTATAACGGGCACTAAACCTGCCAATGAAGGCATATATAGGCGCCAAGTACTGTCCTTTAAGGATGTAAAAGCTCAAGTAATAAACTTCAGCTATGCACCTGAGCATAAATTATGCGTTTCTAAGCAACACAGACGACTAAATACCAGTTTGGTGAAATTCATTTTATTTTCGCGGGTAAAACGGAATGGGACCCAAGCTGCGTAGGTTCCAATATATATCTCAAATATTGTGTCACTACGCACACCACGAGAAAAGTTCTGGAAGCAGCAACAAGCAAGCAGCCTGTCTAGGGATTTCCGAGTCTCAAGAATCTGCGGTGCGAATcaactagcaaaacaacaaaatggtgGAACGGCTTGGTCGCTTGATCTGGCTTTGACTAGCTCCACGGTGGCAACGTCGATTTAAACAAGCCTGTCGTTGGAGGCTGTGGACAAGTCACATCTCAATCATTTAGCGAcactctcagaaaaaaaaaaaagatatcttgGCTTGGGGGTTTCCCGGCAgacagtggccacggtatagccCTAGCTATGCGCAGTTTGTTACCTTGAATGTTCAAAAGTCTCCCCCAGCCCCAATTTTCAAGGTGTTCAAGGAGCACAGTTTTATTTTCAAGGAGTTGTGAAGGCTCCCGGGTATTCTTccaaattcaaggattttcacgGATCTCAAATAGATGTACGAACCATGGCTGCAAGGCTGTTAACAACAGCACTTgcaccggcaagtggttgtggtAATTATCGGCTGCCTTCAGCCTAGTCCCCCCCGCAGGTGATAACCCTATAATTAAAAGGAATAAGCCATTTCGAGGCTCTGAAAATTTATTATTGGCAGCAACATCTAAAGAGGCATTTATAAGCACCATAAGTGCCACTAAAATGTTTCTAGACCTGTAAGTTCGTGCTTATATGTTAAATAGGCTGGATTAGGACGTAAAGAGAAAATAATCATTTTGTCTGAAGCTGCTGTCTTATTAACGGGTATTTCAAAAATCTTCGCACGTGACACACCATCCGCTGCACCCTAAAGCGAAATTCATTTACACAAGAAGGTATGTGAGACAGCAGCTGTAATGAAGTATTCATTAATTGTTGCATAGGCGCTATAATGCGGTCTGTCGTCTATCAAGTGTTCGCTTGAGTTATAGTACTTGCGTAACCGCGCCGATTTTCCGTATATAACTGTTTACATTCATGCGTTACTTCAGAGCGAAATAAAATGCCCCAATATGCCCAGAATCTGTTGGGATTTTCTGTATTTCTCTTTAGGTTGGAGGGCGAGGTCACGTGTTAGCAAGGCGTCGTGCACGGTTCCTTCAACTTTAGGTTTTGACGCACATGCAAATCGACATCAACAATGAAAGGAATTAAAAGCTTCCGCTGCACGTGATTCACATGCCGCGTCAATCACTAGGAAAGTTTCAGACAATGCAAGGTCAATGGACGAAGACAAACGTCGTAGCAGGAAGACGGCATTTTCTCTGAGCATCTGTGCGGAAGCGACGAGCGATGAGTTCGAGGATTACAGGACGGACCCGTTCAGTAACAAATCGTTCGTTGGGCACGAAACGATTGCACTGTCACCGCATAATTACGTATAAATGAGCTGGGCATCAATTGCGTGTCAACCTCGGAAACACAGTACGGGAAAAGTAATCATGTCTGCCAGTTTTACAACGTGAGAATTCCCGTCACAGGCGCCATAATCTCAAGACAGACCGACGTTCGATATGCGAttaagggagagaaagaaaggagacagCGATGATAAACGACTCGCATGGTTTATATTTTGCATATACAAACGGAACGTTCAATTTCACTGAACTACTTCCATCGAACAGATGCAGAAGTCTGCGAATATGAATATACTGCTTGGATGCGTCATCATGAGACACTACGTCACCAAGAGACACAGAAAAGTCATCGTACACGGCTCGCCGCCACCATGCACACAGTAACTCAATGCGCTCGCTGAAACGAGGCAATGCGTGTCGTTTTCTCCGCAGGTTAAACTCGTatgttagaagaaaaaaaaaacgtgcaagaATGTTCAGAAAACTAAGCCGCCGTGTGTTCCGGGCAATCACCATACACAAGTTGTCCGACAGCTATCTCTTCTGCTCTGACTAGCTGTCAGGCGGGGGAGAATAAGAAATGTGCAAGAACGAACAGAGCTAACGTGCAAGCATCTCACTTCGGGACGCGCCGCCGCAGAGTAACTCACGCGGAATGAAGAAAACTGAAAGGCGCGCGCAAAGAAAAGAGTTGCCAAGGAAGCACGCGAATGAATATGAAAAGCAATACAAAAACACGAAGCAAACTCGCATCTGTCCTACATTTCCATCAACACACGAGCCGGCCTCCAAGAAAATGCACGCTGCCTTTCATATATAGAGGTCACTGGTCCCCTACACGACAGCccgggagaagaaaaaaaaatgtacagccATAAAATACCTAAAGCATAGGCGTTTCCCCGCAGAACATTTCTTCCAGTTACATCTCATGCACTGCTATCTGTGTATGATCGGTAATTTCACGCTTAAACGGATAGAGGAAAACGCAAACAGATGCAGCATTTGCAGCCGGTTGGCGTGCACTACACCTTGCGGTTTGTCTATTCAATCATTCAAACATGCGATTCCCATTTTCATATTCCTTCGGCAAATAAATAGGTGACGCACAATGACAAATCGCTGTTGTAATTATAATTTAGACTTCACTGGAAAAGCTGAACGCGCGTGCAATCTTGGCATTCGACGTATTTATTACTCGGACGGTCGGGAGCGGCAACATTCGTCACACTTGCGCAATAATATTTGCGCACGAGTTTTCCTCTTTCAAGCCGGGAAGACAAACGCAGATGCAGCTGACGCCACACAAAAGGACAAACGGCGCACGAACGGCTGGCACGGATAATTCTTCGCAAATAATATCACGAGCGGCTTAATCCGGCACGGGCGATGATTAGCGAATAACACAGCGCTATACCGATCCGCTGGCGACAGCGCGCTCCGCCAGCGGCGCTGGCCCTGcgaagcgtgaaaagaaaaaaaaataataacggcCGTGCCCAATGCACTAGTAAGAGTCTCAAGCTGCACAGGCGGCGTGAATTGCGATCGGCGGCGATTAACCGGAATGATCGGCCGCTCTCGGGGTTAGGCCTAAGCGGACAGAAGCCACCGACCCTCGCGGACGTGAGCCGAACGGGTCCCCGTGTAACGCGCCGCGTCGGGATGCATCGATTTCGGGCGGGCCCGGCGAGCGAGGCCAGGGCCGGCGGCCCCTTCCGCAACGGCTGCCCAACTCCCGAGGCCCGAGCCCCGGCGGTTGACGGGCGATCGTGACAAGCCCGCGCGGAGAGACGCGAGAGGTTAGGCCTACTTACCTCCAAATCCTCGTACGTCCTGAAGCTGAGAATGGCAAAGCCGTCGATGACATCCTCCTCAAAGATGGGCTCCTTATTCCTTTTCTTGCGGTTCGGAGGCCTCGGGGGCTTTGACGAGCGGCCGGGCGACTCGTCGCCCTCGTCGGCACTCTGACCGCCGCGCATCGCCTGCTTTTGCATCCGGGCGGCCCTTTCGCGGCGCCGACAGCGGGAGCCCCGCACTTTGGCTTCGCCTTCCATGGCGACAGAcaacgcggcggcggcggccgcggcggccgaatcAACCGCCGCGCCTCCGGGAGCAGCACATCGCCAGGCACATCCACACGGCGGTTAATCCGAGCACGGGAGGGAAAACACACTAGATCCTGGCACAGGGTCGACGACAATCCAACGATCACCGTCCGACGTTCCACTGGAGACGCTTTTCTTTTTGAAACCGGTAAAAACGCCGTCCGAGCACTCGACACGAAACCCCAATTGTTCGCTTCAAATGGCGGAGGGAGATGGACAGACCTCGCACGGGGCCGCAGCGCGCCGCGGCTCCCCTTCGGAAGGAAGTGCCTCCGCGAGCCGGCTCGAGAAAATAGTGCGCCCGCGCGCGCCGCGCACGCACGTTCTCCTCTCTCCTCCGCTGCCTGCCGTGCTCCCCTCGCGACGGAAtgcgcgcctccgccgccgccaccgtgcAGCGTGCGGGTTCTTCGCCGTTGTTGCTTCTGCTGCCGATGCCAGCAGCCACGGGCGCGCTGCTGCGGCCGTAGCGGCGATGGAGGGGAGAGGACCGATACAATTAGGAGAGCGGCTCATTTGCGCGCGCGATCAATGCGAGACGCGCAACACGAGACCTAAATCACGCTCGCCGCCGCTCCTTGGATCGTAGCAGACGAAAAATGTGCAACCGCATGGGGGTAAGTCACGTGCACCTCCTTTTGGCTTCGCCTACTTTCGTTCAGAACGAGAGTTTCGCATCGTCGTGTGTGTTCACTTTAGCAACGTTGGTGACGTTTTCTCTCGAGAGCTCGCTTCGATTTCATCTTAACTTCTTTCTCGTTTGAAATTTTCGCAAGAGTGTTGTTTTTATTATAACAAGCCGATATATTTTCTTCTTGTTTCTCCTGTTGCTTCATTTATTATCATTTTTTATGTATCTCTAGAGCGAGATCTTTAATAATATAGCTTCTTAATGTATGTTTTAAGAGCTGATCAGCTGGCAAAGCGCTGTATTTGGACTTAGGTAAAAATGCCCACTTCACTAGTTTACACCGTAGATCACTTTAGAATAAGTGTTCAGAAAAATTAAATTCCGCAAGCATAGCGCCCTTCTCTTTAATTCGATCAAAAGCTTTAACAAGGGCCATTGATAGCACAGCACCAGACTTGTTAGGGAGTTTTGCAATAGCATAGCTAAGTGACAAATTTCGACTAATTATTCTATAATTATTTTCATGAGAAGGCATATTGCATTTCCTTGCGATCTTGCAATTCTTAATAGACAAAAATAACCATGGTCGAATTCACTCGCGAAATTTCAATATCTACGCCAATGTAATCAACAACTACGTTAATAAATGGGTGTTGTTTGCCTGGCTACCTGCGCACTTTAATTTTCCATGCAATGTTAATGTCGAACTAAAGgacaggtggtggtggtggagacCGAGGGGACCGATTGTCGTTAGTCGcaaccatataaagccaacaaatAATGAAGCCACGGAAAGCATGCGGGAAGTCATATGTTGTTTTAATGTAAGTTTAGAAATGAtgaggtaaagggaaatgaaagtagacgaAAAAAAACTATTTGACGCTGGAGGGGAGCCGAGCCCACATCCTCCGCTCCGGTCACTGGAGTAAACCGACTGTGGAGGTGTAAAATTCTGTAAGTCGGCTTGCACTGCAAGGTTTTTCTAACCATAACCACTGGAGCGTAGAcgacgtttttaaagcgaagctttatacgcCTAGGCGGCATCGTATTTGGCTAGGAGAAAtggcctgtgtacagaaaactgccagcattggctcgagcgtcgtcgtcctccacagctggctgcgttgccgctcatcattccagcgtagaatttcgcttctcacCGTCGCAGCGGAACATgtatgtaacctcataattgagaaatacttcattgaaccctcgggattaacccagtgataaacaccggggtcgcacgtttcagcttcgctatggttaaccatcttcacggtgtgaaagggccgacgaattttttatcTCTAGCCCGGTGGTACTGGAATGGTGTGGAACatgccttgcttgcttgcttgcctgtggcgcgtacccactacgggggattggccaagaagccggcggttaaaggtttaAGGGAAAAGGGATAGAGAAAAACCTAAACGAAAAGGTAAATCAGGGTGAAGCATAACGTTTATGATAAACATAGACCTCCTAGACCTCCTAAAGAAGACGAATCGCGTCTTCTTTCTTTCAAACTTTCTTTTTTGAGAACTCGTTCCGAATTTTGGTTTTGTCATCGGCAACCAAAATCTACCACGTTAGTCTTTCAAAAGGAGGTGCCTTTGTTCCACTTGTGACGAAGTGAGCGATGAACGTTTGCGCGTGTGTGCGTTCGTACACACTGCGAGCTTCTCTCCTTCACCTAATCTTTCAGTCCCCCCTTCCCCAGCGCAATGTTTCCATTAATTTCCATTATCGCAGCTCTATCTTCTCTCTGTTCTTCTGTAAAATGACCTCTCACCCTCCGACTACCGTACTGCGACCTCTCCGCCGCTATGTCCACGCTGCCGCGACCCTCATGACTACATACTACTCATGACAGACTTTACCTGTGAAGTCGACCCCTTGTTACGACCGCGTCGCCCACACGACGACGGTATTTTGTGGTGAATGGTGCGCTTGTTGGGAATATGCCAAGTGCGGAGTGAGCCAGTCGTTTTGCTGGCCAGCAATACTTAACAATATTCAACAATGCCAGGTGCTTCGGTCGCCCTAGCGTTTCAAGAAAGCAGGAATGGGGCCCTGCCTGCAGCAGCCGAATGTTGACGTCACACACCAAGCGCACCACTGCAACGTTCTGAGAACGTTGGCACTTCGTTGCTGCCAGTCGAGTGTTGGTCACTTTCGGCGGTAATGACCCTGACCGTCTATGTAGGGAGAGTTCATACGCACGCCAAACTGAGCTTGTGCATGTGAAGGCTCCCTACGACCGCCGACCTTGCAACATAACGGAAAGCATTCCGACAACATCTGATCTAACAGTGTAAAATAGGCACCCCCCTCCCCGAATAACAGTTAATACACACACTCTCGTtgtgtctttttttattattattattaactttCGTTATGTAAATACATTGTTAAGTTTTGCTAAGCTGCGTCTTGTCACTGCCCAGTCTGTCGACTCCAGACGCTCATGCAGTCTCCTTCGATCACCTACTCATCGTCGTAACAACGCTAACCGACCAACCCGAACAACAAAACACCCAGTCTTGGACAGCGATTGCCACTTAGCTGAGTGGCTGAGGGAAAAGAGTATTGATCTCGGCCTTTTTATTGATTGTATTGTGTATCGCGTTGTGACCGGAAATACGTTGAATGGTGCGCTGGTAAACAGACACCAATGAAAATAGCATGTTGCAATCAAATTGGTCCTTTTTCTTCtacatgaaaagaaaaatatatgaaCGGCCAGTGATAGAACAGGTTAACTATACGAGTGCACATGACACAAGTTAGCTTCAACGTTAATGATACGCAGTAACCCAATGAAAACACATAGGCCATTATTTAGCGAGTTCGTAAGTAGCTTAGCCGCATGGTCAACAATGGCTATATATCAAAAGCGCGACGAAACATCGGGAACCATTTGGACAATAAGAGTGCCCCTAAAGGAACACCTGTTTTGCGATCGTGCACTATgtacattttctttcctttttattctttttccttGTGTCTTGGCTGACGTCTTCAAATTTACTTCTCTGCTTTGCGTGCTAGTTGTACTGACGATATTTTAATGTAATTTATATTTCATTTTGTTAGTATTGCACTTGTCCTGATACTTAGTAAAATGGTCTGTTGAACGAGTTACTTGTTCGGATAGCCGAATAACCGAGCACGAAATGAAAACGAGGACGAGGGTAAAGGGGGACTCGTCCCACTTGCACAAGCATTTGTCCAGTCTTCTCCGTTGTCCTCGTTTTCATCTACTAGTTTGTTAGCTTTGTCCTTAGGCATTTTTCGGTTGTTTGCTTTGCCCAGGTATTCTATATCTAATGGCCCGACTTCGCTCAATGCCTCGCTTTTTATGCTAtgcta contains the following coding sequences:
- the LOC119446149 gene encoding fibrosin-1-like protein yields the protein MEGEAKVRGSRCRRRERAARMQKQAMRGGQSADEGDESPGRSSKPPRPPNRKKRNKEPIFEEDVIDGFAILSFRTYEDLEVSVRCANSGEAGTRGAGRFTLWDA